The genomic DNA TATGGTATGAATGGGACGGCCAATTTTTTTGGGTCACGGCTTCGGCCAACGCTTCGTGGGGTCATTACCTCCGTGAAAACACCTCGGTGTCCCTGACCGTTGACGAACCCTGGCCGCCGCTGCGTCGGGTGTTGGTCACCGGCAGCGCCCAGCCTGTTGCCGACAATACGCTGGCCGGAGGTGTGGCCGGGTTGAGAGAACGTTTAGTGACTCGCTATTTAGGCCAGGGCGCCAATCCAACAGCCATGCAGCAGATGCAGTGGCAAGCCTTTCGCATAACGCCGCAAAAGATCATCGGCCAGCGAGGGCTGGGGGGTTAAAAATATGCCGTATCCGGCCATTGACGCTCAAATTCAACACGTGAGCCAAATTTTTCAGGAGCAGAGCCGCCGCCTGGTCGCGCTGCAAAACATCAACCTGAACGTCCGGGCCGGCGAGTTTGTCAGCCTGGTGGGGCCAAGCGGCTGCGGTAAATCAACCCTGCTACGGCTGGTGGCGGGTCTGCATGCTCCCACCTCTGGCCAAATTTTATTGGCCGGACAACCGCCAGCCAAACTTCGCGCCCGCAAACAAATTGGCTGGATGGCCCAACAATCAGCCCTGCTGCCCTGGCGCACCGTGCTGGAAAATGTGCGCCTGCCTTTACAAGTCAACGGGCAAACCAAACCTCCCCCGGCTTCGCCGGAAGAACTGCTGCAACTGGTTGGCCTGCCGGACTTTGCCCACGCTTACCCGGCCACCCTCTCCGGCGGCATGCAGCAGCGGGTGGCCCTGGCCCGCATGCTCACCATTGGCGCCTCACTCTGGCTCATGGACGAACCGTTTGCCGCCCTTGATGAACTGACCCGCGAAACCCTGGCCGATGAGCTGCTGGCCATCTGGCGCCAATTCCGGCCCACCGTTTTTTGGGTAACACATCATTTACCCGAAGCCGTTCGCCTATCCAACCGGGTCGTCATCCTCTCAGCCCGGCCCGGCCACATTCGCGGC from Anaerolineae bacterium includes the following:
- a CDS encoding ABC transporter ATP-binding protein, with translation MPYPAIDAQIQHVSQIFQEQSRRLVALQNINLNVRAGEFVSLVGPSGCGKSTLLRLVAGLHAPTSGQILLAGQPPAKLRARKQIGWMAQQSALLPWRTVLENVRLPLQVNGQTKPPPASPEELLQLVGLPDFAHAYPATLSGGMQQRVALARMLTIGASLWLMDEPFAALDELTRETLADELLAIWRQFRPTVFWVTHHLPEAVRLSNRVVILSARPGHIRGVITVNLPRPRDDTGPEFQAIVRQARQVMGASNEA